Proteins from a single region of Caloramator sp. E03:
- a CDS encoding diol dehydratase reactivase subunit alpha yields MRLIAGVDIGNSTTEVAIADIEKGLNFMTSSMVKTTGIKGTVDNVAGVILALKDACKKINVEVSNLETICINEATPVIGDVAMETITQTIITESTMIGHNPDTPGGLGIGIGKTIFIDEIDYISKSEDAICVIPKSVDFETAARRLNDAFDRGFKIQGAIVQGDDGVLISNRLKKKIPIVDEVTYINKVPMGMISAVEVAAPGETIKVLSNPYGLATVFNLTPEETKHIIPIARALIGNRSAVVIRTPQGEVKERIIPAGKLLLFGTSEKRIAIEEGAEKIIKSIKEVWPLKDASGEPGTNVGGMMERVRQVMSELTGQSSSEIKIQDILPVDTFVPQKVQGALAGEFALENAVALAAMVKTSKLPMENIAKKLQEETGVKVVIGGVEANMAILGALTTPGTAKPLVILDLGGGSTDSAYISKDGIIKSIHHAGAGEMVTMLINSELGLDDYNLAEDIKKYPLARVESLYNIRYEDGTVSFFQEPLPSNLFARNIVVKGEEMVPIPSRHPLEKIKTIRREAKRKVFITNVIRALEDVAPFNNIRGIEFVVLVGGSALDFEIPEMISDELSHYGIVCGRGNIRGFEGPRNAVATGLVISYYNNLRSNKNE; encoded by the coding sequence GTGAGACTTATTGCGGGGGTTGATATTGGAAACTCCACTACTGAGGTAGCTATAGCAGATATAGAAAAAGGATTGAATTTTATGACGAGCAGCATGGTAAAAACTACTGGGATTAAAGGAACAGTAGACAATGTTGCTGGAGTTATATTAGCTTTAAAAGATGCATGTAAAAAGATTAATGTAGAAGTTTCAAATCTTGAGACTATATGTATAAATGAGGCTACCCCAGTAATAGGGGATGTAGCAATGGAGACAATAACCCAGACGATTATTACAGAATCTACAATGATTGGACATAATCCAGATACTCCAGGAGGATTAGGGATAGGAATTGGGAAAACAATTTTTATAGATGAAATTGATTATATATCAAAGAGTGAAGATGCTATATGTGTTATTCCAAAATCAGTGGATTTTGAAACTGCTGCAAGAAGGCTAAATGATGCTTTTGATAGGGGTTTTAAGATTCAAGGTGCTATCGTCCAAGGAGATGATGGAGTACTTATATCAAACAGACTTAAAAAGAAAATTCCAATAGTTGATGAAGTAACATATATTAACAAGGTTCCTATGGGCATGATATCAGCAGTGGAGGTAGCAGCTCCCGGAGAAACTATTAAAGTCTTATCTAATCCTTACGGTTTAGCAACTGTGTTTAACCTAACCCCTGAGGAGACAAAACATATAATTCCAATAGCAAGAGCATTGATAGGGAACAGATCTGCAGTGGTTATAAGAACCCCTCAGGGGGAAGTGAAAGAAAGAATAATTCCTGCAGGAAAACTTTTGCTTTTTGGAACTTCAGAAAAGAGGATAGCAATAGAGGAAGGGGCAGAAAAAATAATTAAGTCAATAAAAGAAGTATGGCCTTTAAAGGACGCATCAGGAGAGCCAGGTACAAATGTTGGGGGAATGATGGAAAGGGTAAGGCAGGTAATGTCTGAGCTTACAGGACAAAGTTCCTCTGAAATAAAGATTCAGGATATACTTCCTGTTGATACCTTTGTACCCCAAAAAGTCCAAGGAGCTCTTGCAGGAGAATTTGCACTTGAAAATGCAGTAGCTCTTGCGGCTATGGTAAAAACAAGTAAACTTCCTATGGAAAATATAGCAAAAAAGCTTCAGGAGGAAACAGGGGTTAAGGTTGTTATAGGTGGTGTTGAAGCTAATATGGCAATTCTTGGAGCACTTACTACCCCAGGGACAGCTAAACCCCTTGTTATTCTTGATCTTGGAGGAGGGTCTACTGATTCGGCATATATTAGTAAAGATGGAATTATAAAATCTATCCACCATGCTGGTGCTGGTGAAATGGTAACAATGCTTATTAATTCTGAACTTGGACTTGATGATTATAATTTAGCTGAGGATATTAAAAAGTATCCATTAGCAAGGGTTGAGAGCCTTTATAATATACGATATGAGGATGGTACAGTATCTTTCTTTCAGGAACCTCTTCCTTCAAATTTGTTTGCAAGAAACATAGTTGTAAAAGGGGAGGAAATGGTTCCAATACCATCAAGACATCCTCTTGAAAAAATAAAAACAATAAGGCGGGAAGCAAAAAGAAAAGTTTTTATTACTAATGTAATTCGTGCTCTTGAAGATGTAGCTCCATTTAATAATATTAGAGGAATTGAGTTTGTTG